aacataggtcatatagaactttatgaagaagttataacaaaaattcagaatatagGATTAATAAtgcgttcaatgaaatgaaagagaatagaaacgaaattcgcacggtcataaattcgatcttcgatcgatgtcgatcatgtattgtcaataacggtagacatttcgaaatgtattaataaacacagcttacataaacacacggcatgtgctgatctattcaagcgaATGCtcacagtaacagcaagttgattactattcctattctgaatttttgttataacttcttcataaagctctatatgacctatgtttacataatattgttttcttacttcgtgccatagaatacactgacaaagtttgaacattaaaacctgggacaccctgtataataactataataactaatatcgcggcgtctcctcttcccaaattacccaTTTTTCGTTTCGGTTAAGTGTAGGTTCAGGTTAGGTTTAGGTTACCGCGTTTTCTCGACGAAGGCGAACCTCGACAGAGAACTAAccttttacgccaataaatGTGACAGCTTGAGCCGCGCCtgttattctttaacttgaatatttgtTCTTCTCTAAATAATGCCAAAAGatattggatctctgaaagcaGGAATTTCGTTAAAAAGCGTAACGCAAAGAACCCGTACGTGTGCATATATATTTACCGAGGTTATGTATCTATTGCCGCGAGTGAAATACCGCATATTCCGATTAATGCGTGTCAAGCTTGATATAATCCATTTTATTTTAGAcgtgcacacacacacagctacgATTCCTGGgatatcaagatattctcactgcGGCACTTTATTAATTAGATATAGGTGCTCCACCGATCAAGCTTGTTCGCATCGACTCGTCGAGAACTGCGCTGTACAGGTTAAGGTATGCAGTTCGGTACAGCGTCGCAGTAACGTGCACACATAGTAAAAAAACTATGAGTTTTCATAAGCTTCcaaatatcaaaagtcaatgAAATGCAATTAGAAccgcgattgctgttacttgtacGTCATAAATGATCACTATGAAACGTCTAGAAAATGATGAGATTCGTTCGTAGAAGATTACACGCTGTACAATCTTGGATTTTATTGCTTTTAGAAAATACCACAGTAACTGGGCCGTTCACAGTAACACCCTCAGTTACCCTACAAGCCGGGAGACAATtcgagagagaatttactgtacgttatcgtcgtcgtcggcggcggCGCGCACGCAATCGGATGACGCAATAAACTCGGCCATGGTGTTTCTCGATCCTACTTTCGAGGATTCGGGCCCAGGTCGATCCTCTCGATCGCCCCGACCGCGATTTCTGACGTTcatcgagaaagagagacggaccgtgagagagagagagagagagagagagagagagagagagagagcgagagagagagagcgagagcgtgtgagagagagagcgcgcgagagagagctcgagagaaagagagtgcacgcgagagagagagagagagagtcgaagGGGCTATCAGAAATTCTGGTTTCGCTATAAACAGGCTCGGCGAGGTCCCGATCCTTTGGCCGGCAGAACGCGCAAGGATTTCAGGAGCAGGACAGGGGCACCGTTGTTGCCCGTGTGTCTCGGGCCCGATGGCCCCGACGGCCCCGAGAACCGGTTCCGGCTGGATTTCACGCGACAAGGCTCTTTCTCCTTTTTCGGGGGAGAACCGAGCGAACGCAACTTCGCCGCGAGCCCCCGCGGACAGTGTCGCGCGTTATGATTGCCGGACCCATTATCAGGCCCCGTCGTAAACATCGATTACAAGCGTACGAATCGATCGTATTTCATCCTCGCTGCCCCAAGGACCCGACGTTTGCTGTACGAAGCAGAGTTCTGACACTTACAATAGACACATACCAACGTCGCGCAGAGTTGTTccaattgaattacattgtaattcggtTACACTGTATTTGAATTATatcgtaattcaattatattgtatttgaattatattgtaattcaatcgcactgtatttgaattatattgtaattcaatcgcactgtatttgaattatattgtaattcaattacattgagTTTGCATTACATTGTCTTTGAATTACATTCTAACTCAATCACGTGGCATTTGAACTAtcttgtaattcaattacattgagtttgcattatattataattcaattacatcgtgcttgcattatattgtaattcaattacattgtcttTGAATTACATTCTAACTCAATCACGTGGCATTTGAACTATATCGTAATTCAATTATGCAATCGGAACCTTCGAATTAAACATTCGAATATTTTTGTACTGAAATTGTGACTGTATCAGGAGTACATCTTTCGTTTGTTCTCTTCGTCGTTCCAAGTAACAGTGAAATTCGAGCAGAGCGTTTTTTCGTCGTTGTCCGGCAAACTGATCCGTTCGAGGCGAACAAAAATACAATTCGCGTCGTTCAGTCCAGTTCGAAGGCAGTCGTGTCGCGTTTTAAACGTTGttcgaatacattttctgcCACGGGTTCGTAGCGCTCGCAGCGAGTTCCGAGACACCGTTTGCGAGACACGCGGGTACTCGGAGGTCGCGTGCGATACCCGAGTGCCTCCTGGGTACCCGAGTGCCTTCTGGGTACCCGGGTGTCCCGCGGACTCGAGTAAAGGTGGCTAGAGCACCGGCGCGAAGATGGCCAGAATTTTCCGCCGGCCGGCAGACATTTCTTGAATGCCGTGCTTCCTACGGAAGCAGTGGCCCGGCGGCTGAAAAACGTGTGCCGGCTGCGGCCCGCCCAGTGACCATCCTCTCCCCCTCGCAGCCCTCCACCTTGTAAATTTGCAAGTCGGATCCCGTCTAACGCGGGGGAACAGCCGCGCGTCCGCGACGGAAGCATTTTTcgagcgaagaaaacgagtcggCGAGCTTCGCGTCGCTTCCTCTCGCGGAGCGAGAAAGCGCATTGTCTATCGAAAGTCGCGGCTTCCTTCACCGGTTCCCGTTGCAGAACGCACACCGGAAGCTGTAAGCGTCGTTCACGCTACGGCCGCCCACCCCCCTCTTTCAGATTTCCGCTCGGCTGGCTTCGAATTGATAAAACTTCCTcgcgaagaagagagagagagagagagcgagatgtGGAGAGGGAGGAAGAAAGCGATCGTTGTCGACGGAAATATCGAAATCGGAGCTTCTGTCGGAGATTTCGCGAGGCTTTCTCGAAACGACGACTGTCCCCTCGACCTCGTGCGGACGTGGAATCGTTCAAGGTCGCGGCTAGGATCGCTCAAGGTCGCCGTTCGCAgacctctcgctctctctcggtctccctCGCGCGGATATAACGCGACGGGACGcgggtgcggcgcggcgcggccgacgcgacgcgtcgcagGGTGGGCGCCGCGCTCGGGTTCAACGGCCGGATTACTCAAGGTCAACGGCCGCCTCGCCCGGGTCAACGACCTCCAGGCTCAAGGCCAACGTCCGGATTATTCGAGGTCAAGCGGAGGAGACCGCAAGACGCGCGAGGAAGCGGCACCGTGCACGCGTCGATCGATCGGTTTTTCTAcgcgatgcggcgcggcgcAACGCGGCGCGTCTCGTCATCCCCTCCGCCGAGGGTGAAGCCTTCCGGAACACACCTTCTGGAACGCCGGGACGTTGCAGCGCCGGGAAAAGATCGTTCGAAGGCTGTCGAAACGATCGATCCCGTCTCCGGCCCCGTCGAAACCCGCGAGAAGAAGGAGCGTCGTTCGCACCCTCCCCCCGCGGAATCAACGGGTTCGAGGAGGACACGTCCAACCGCGCGATACTCgaaatacagcaatttctctcgGCAATGCGAAATTTCGTGTTGCTGTGAATTTTCTTGGGCTGCTCGTACGCCTATGCAATTTGTTGCTGCGTCGATGCAAAGCAACCCCCGCGgagcggcctccgaattgccttcgaatcgtggcaagaaattggaaataaaaatgttaagtcATCGTATTTTGTTCTAGCATATTAATTATGCTAATTATTGTtgtatattatgatatatatgtataatttatatgtagctatattttataatgtattatagtaatatattataaaatatagttatatataaattattatcatgTATTATATGTAACTGTATTATAAAATAGTTATATATAAACTATTATCATATGTTAGTTTTATATTAATGAACACTTCGACTGTCGCGTCACCCGTACGCGGGTggcaaaattatttcaaatttcatTTCTATGCAAATTCAGCAAAACTTCGGAATTTTATTGAGATTCGCGAATTGTAAGAACGTTGAAATAGTAATCGGTGTCATAACTACGCTATATAACTTCGCTTTGCAAGTTTCATTTAATCGATTAAAATATTCCGATTCCATGAAATATTTTCAGATATTTTCGGTGCGGCCGCTGTCTCCTTTTATCCTCTGCcacccccgccccccccccgGTGGGAGGGCGGCGgcaaattttctataaaatcgcgacttagtattctcgaatCTGCCGGTTTCGATTTCAACCTCCGAATATTTACTGTACTAGCAAATAACGAAGAAAGACGCGCGGCGGTTCGTGTCTCGGGGGCCGAGCGGAACCGAGAGGGTTGAGAAAGGGTTGCCGATAACGCAGCGGAGTCAAAATTGTCTATCTACCGTTCGCTAATTGTCGCAAATCGCCTTCGTCTCCTCGCTTTTACCCTTATCTCCGTTTTACTTTTCCTACCCTGTTGCTAGTATTTTTGCCCCATGcatagaataatcgtatctctcctcttcccaaactgtccatctttgtgcgcaatctgagtgcgaattagggagaaattacacgTTCGACGCATAAATTGGCATTTTCCGAAATCGTCGACGTTTTCCTCACAGCCACGCAGATTTCTTTCGTCCCTCGATAATCTCGCGACGGTGTCTTTAAATTCTCatcacaataaataaataaataaataaataaataaataaataaataaataaataaataaataaatcgtttattctcgTTGCTTCTACAATTCTTTCATCTTTCTTACAATTCGCCCGTGCGATTTGCTTTTATTATCGCCCGTGCTGCAATTAATATCGTCCcgtatatgtaaataaataaaataaataaataaataaataattattattattataattgcagAAGAACAGCGGGCGTGAAAGACACGGAGGACTTCGGACATCGGCGAGAGGAAGCAAGTGTCGTCGGACGAGAACGGACGAACGGACGGGGGATGAAGTAGCAGAAATCGCGGAGTCCAAGAAAACCGTCGTCGACGGCAACGAGAAAAAGACGCGAGAAGACGACGCGCGCCAGGGGCGGAGCAAGAGGAGTAGGAGGAAATAATAACGACCCCGACGTCGCAGTGCCGCAGAAAGGTTGACGACCCGATACGCGAGGCGACGCCCTCTCTCCCCTGTCGGCCTGCTATCCCCTCCTTCGCGACCTCTGCAACCACCATCCCCTGCAGCAGCCCCCGCCGCCCTCGCCACCCTCGCCACCCCCTCGGCAACTCCCACTCGGTCTAGCCACCCACCTGGCACTGCACGTCGTGAGCGCATAGCGTGCGTACGCCAGAACCACCCCTACtccctctcaccctctctctctctctctctctctagttctATCTCTGCGTCGCCATCGCCACCGCACCATCACCACCACcgaaccaccaccaccatcaccaccaccaccaccaccaccaccaccactgctagcagcagcagcagcagcagcagcagcaccaCAGTCACCCCACGACCGTCTGGCCAGGGTCGGGGTCATTGAACGTCTATAAAGATTTTGACTCTGCGTTACCGCTGCCGCTGAAGCCGACGCCACTGCGGATGCAGCCTGCGTCGCCCTTTGAGGGGTACGCCctttcttccttccttccttccttccttccttgctTGCTTGTTCGTTTGCtaccttccttccttccttccttgcACGCGCAAGGTGCGCGTCGGGTTCTAAGAAAACGAGAGCCAGCCGTCTCGTCCTGGCCCTTCCCGCAAATTCAGAACCGGGGGATCGATATCGAAATTATCGAGCTCTCCTGGATTTTCGAGCGGGGTTCGCTGCGCTGAAGCGGGACGGGCACATAGTCCGCGCGAATCGGGGACGATGAACTCACCC
The window above is part of the Megalopta genalis isolate 19385.01 chromosome 2, iyMegGena1_principal, whole genome shotgun sequence genome. Proteins encoded here:
- the LOC117220899 gene encoding uncharacterized protein LOC117220899, with amino-acid sequence MPKDIGSLKAGISLKSVTQRTHVHTHTATIPGISRYSHCGTLLIRYRCSTDQACSHRLVENCAVQVKKNSGRERHGGLRTSARGSKCRRTRTDERTGDEVAEIAESKKTVVDGNEKKTREDDARQGRSKRILSLRRHRHRTITTTEPPPPSPPPPPPPPPLLAAAAAAAAAPQSPHDRLARVGVIERL